In Halorubrum sp. PV6, a single window of DNA contains:
- a CDS encoding DUF5305 domain-containing protein: MSQPASSDTRLRLRAVLNAQFALLLAVCLLAAAAGGALVYTVHVDPGTETQTRTVSSMTVETEYVHSAEVTEPNPVFDIGTVLDGRNTYFTRVAPVLDVAVETSYAADAASDVAVSYESVLVVRNVDGDGETVYWQEREPLTTETVSGVAPGETAAASFALNSSAISATADQIESDLGASPGERETFVTTTVTVDGTINGEQTSYTRTVDMTLTHGGETYSVSEPGVQSDTVERTEPVTVERRYGPLRSLGGPLLFLAGVAGAGGLLYARREVGLALSPAERAYLDYRDDRSEFAEWVTEIRLPESAHDRPEAEAATLRDLVDFAIDNDTGVVEDPMTGAYHAVTDDFVYTYVPPTPAAGGDAAGKAIGGDGVASAGGGEPGSPDPLDGPTRIDDDVSLDEAWRRAGFDPGTVPIDRLPNGPAAAPVSAAERDTDDTGGD; this comes from the coding sequence ATGAGTCAGCCAGCGTCGTCCGACACTCGGCTCCGCCTTCGGGCGGTACTGAACGCACAGTTCGCCCTGCTTCTCGCGGTCTGTCTGCTCGCCGCGGCGGCCGGGGGCGCGCTCGTCTACACGGTTCACGTGGACCCTGGGACCGAGACGCAGACGCGGACGGTTTCGTCGATGACCGTCGAGACGGAGTACGTCCACTCGGCCGAGGTGACGGAGCCGAACCCGGTGTTCGACATCGGAACGGTGCTCGACGGACGGAACACGTACTTCACGCGGGTCGCGCCCGTCCTCGACGTCGCCGTGGAGACGAGCTACGCGGCCGACGCCGCGAGCGACGTGGCGGTCTCCTACGAGTCGGTACTCGTCGTGCGCAACGTCGACGGCGACGGCGAGACGGTCTACTGGCAGGAGCGTGAACCGCTGACGACCGAGACGGTCTCCGGGGTCGCACCCGGCGAGACGGCGGCCGCCTCGTTCGCGCTCAACAGCTCCGCGATCAGCGCGACGGCGGATCAGATCGAGTCGGATCTCGGGGCCTCCCCCGGCGAGCGCGAGACGTTCGTCACGACGACCGTGACCGTCGACGGCACGATCAACGGCGAGCAGACCTCGTACACGCGGACGGTCGACATGACGCTCACGCACGGCGGCGAGACGTACAGCGTCTCGGAGCCCGGCGTCCAGTCGGACACGGTCGAGCGAACGGAGCCGGTCACGGTCGAGCGGCGCTACGGGCCCCTCCGTTCGCTCGGCGGGCCGCTGCTGTTCCTCGCGGGCGTCGCCGGGGCCGGCGGGCTGTTGTACGCCCGCCGCGAGGTCGGACTCGCGCTCTCTCCGGCCGAGCGGGCGTACCTCGACTACCGGGACGACCGCTCGGAGTTCGCAGAGTGGGTCACCGAGATCCGCCTCCCCGAGTCGGCTCACGACCGCCCCGAGGCCGAGGCGGCGACGCTCAGGGACCTCGTCGACTTCGCCATCGACAACGACACCGGCGTCGTCGAGGACCCGATGACCGGCGCGTACCACGCCGTGACCGACGATTTCGTCTACACCTACGTTCCGCCGACGCCGGCAGCCGGCGGCGACGCGGCGGGGAAAGCGATCGGTGGCGACGGGGTCGCAAGCGCGGGCGGCGGCGAACCCGGAAGCCCAGATCCTCTGGATGGACCGACGCGGATAGACGACGACGTGTCGCTCGACGAGGCGTGGCGGCGGGCCGGTTTCGACCCCGGAACCGTCCCGATAGATCGGCTGCCGAACGGCCCGGCGGCGGCTCCCGTGTCGGCGGCCGAGCGCGACACCGACGACACGGGAGGCGACTGA